Proteins encoded by one window of Castor canadensis chromosome 2, mCasCan1.hap1v2, whole genome shotgun sequence:
- the Bahd1 gene encoding bromo adjacent homology domain-containing 1 protein isoform X4, which yields MTHTRRKSFPMLSSGPTGHREPLQMEDSNMEQGAEGVEPGMPESPGHLTGRRKNYPLRKRSLVAEKPKACKVLLTRLESVAGPRSADEADELPPDLPKPPSPAPSSEDPGLVQPRKRRLASLNAEALNNLLLEREDTSSLASNRRSRGGDPHRSRDRAPGGWSSSKKRSRLGDLGEGNRDLSPEPAPDEGARRDGDSAPKRLASLNAAAFLKLSQERELPLRPPRAHAEADGRSTEPPAPKVLRPKWAKVNGKNYPKARQGADSGEAAGPPGWQEHPEELWSSATPHGSSIQPPYQPLSTALESPSGLRPHLPLLMGGQAALKPDPGRPGEESPAPKQELHQPSFPAPQLPPLPMPGNPADYSGLCGGPELTALGSFYLYCGQDGLQCGGYSPCPMVPEGKLSPVAAPNEGLLLAPSPVPSGTPFQHSPWSSSRYCSSEDTGVNGYSICGVLPLPLTHIGTACGGCPYKMPFAAGCRSLGHLEFPLPEVGHPASPAHPLLGCPVPSVPPAAEPVPHLQTPTSEPQTVARACPQSAKPPSGSKSGLRTGSGCRHTARSKAARRPSHPKQPRAQRPRPRRRRRRRTNGWVPVGAACEKAVYVLDEPEPAIRKSYQAVERHGETIRVRDTVLLKSGPRKTSTPYVAKISALWENPESGELMMSLLWYYRPEHLQGGRSPSMHEPLQNEVFASRHQDQNSVACIEEKCYVLTFAEYCRFCAMAKRRGEGLPSRKTALVPPSADYSTPPHRTVPEDTDPELVFLCRHVYDFRHGRILKNPQ from the exons ATGACACATACTCGGAGGAAGTCCTTTCCCATGCTGAGTTCTGGCCCCACTGGCCACAGGGAGCCCTTGCAGATGGAAGATAGCAATATGGAGcagggggctgagggtgtggagcCAGGCATGCCTGAGAGCCCCGGGCACCTTACAGGGCGCCGCAAGAACTACCCACTGCGGAAGCGCTCGCTGGTTGCCGAGAAGCCAAAGGCCTGCAAAGTGCTGCTGACTCGCCTGGAAAGTGTGGCTGGTCCACGCAGTGCAGATGAGGCCGATGAGCTGCCTCCTGACTTGCCCAAGCCCCCAAGTCCTGCCCCATCCAGTGAGGACCCTGGCCTCGTGCAACCCCGTAAGCGGCGCCTGGCCTCCCTCAACGCAGAGGCCCTCAATAACCTGCTGTTGGAGCGAGAGGACACTAGCAGCCTGGCGAGCAACCGCCGTAGTCGTGGGGGAGACCCCCACCGAAGCCGGGACAGGGCCCCCGGAGGCTGGTCCTCCTCCAAGAAGCGATCTCGACTGGGAGACCTGGGAGAAGGAAACCGGGACCTGTCCCCAGAGCCAGCCCCTGATGAAGGTGCCCGCCGAGATGGAGACTCAGCTCCCAAGAGGCTGGCTAGCCTGAATGCAGCTGCCTTTCTGAAACTGAGCCAGGAGCGAGAGCTACCCCTTAGGCCTCCTCGTGCTCATGCAGAAGCAGATGGGCGCTCCACTGAGCCCCCAGCACCCAAGGTCTTGCGGCCAAAGTGGGCCAAGGTCAATGGCAAGAACTATCCCAAGGCCCGGCAGGGAGCAGACTCTGGGGAGGCTGCAGGCCCACCTGGCTGGCAAGAGCACCCTGAGGAGCTATGGTCATCTGCCACTCCTCATGGTTCATCCATCCAACCACCTTACCAGCCCCTTAGCACGGCTCTGGAGAGTCCCTCCGGGCTGCGCCCCCACCTGCCTCTGCTGATGGGTGGGCAGGCAGCCCTGAAACCAGATCCTGGGCGCCCAGGCGAGGAGTCACCTGCCCCCAAGCAGGAACTACATCAGCCCTCTTTCCCTGCACCTCAGCTGCCCCCCCTGCCAATGCCTGGCAACCCTGCCGACTACAGTGGCCTGTGTGGAGGGCCTGAGCTCACTGCACTAGGCAGCTTCTACCTGTACTGTGGCCAAGATGGGCTGCAGTGTGGGGGCTATTCCCCCTGCCCCATGGTCCCTGAAGGCAAGCTGTCTCCGGTGGCTGCCCCTAATGAGGGGCTTCTCTTGGCCCCCAGCCCAGTACCCTCGGGTACCCCTTTCCAGCATTCTCCCTGGAGCTCCTCTCGCTACTGCTCCAGTGAGGACACTGGAGTGAATGGCTACAGCATCTGTGGAGTGTTGCCCCTGCCTCTCACCCATATTGGCACTGCCTGTGGCGGCTGCCCCTACAAAATGCCTTTTGCAGCAG GCTGCAGGTCCCTGGGCCATCTGGAATTTCCTCTTCCAGAAGTTGGCCACCCAGCCTCACCTGCCCACCCCCTTCTGGGATGCCCTGTACCCAGTGTGCCACCTGCAGCGGAGCCTGTCCCCCATCTCCAGACACCTACCTCGGAGCCCCAGACAGTAGCCCGCGCGTGCCCTCAGAGTGCCAAGCCTCCTAGTGGTTCCAAGTCGGGTTTGCGCACGGGCTCCGGCTGCAGGCACACTGCGAGGAGCAAGGCTGCCCGCAGGCCCAGTCATCCCAAGCAGCCGCGTGCCCAGCGTCCACGCCCTCGccgccgtcgccgccgccgcACCAACGGCTGGGTGCCTGTTGGAGCGGCCTGTGAGAAGGCTGTCTATGTCTTG GATGAGCCAGAACCAGCCATCCGAAAGAGCTACCAGGCAGTAGAGCGGCATGGAGAGACAATCCGAGTCCGAGACACTGTCCTCCTTAAGTCAGGCCCAAGAAAGACATCCACACCTTACGTGGCCAAGATCTCTGCCCTCTGGGAGAACCCTGAATCAG GAGAGCTGATGATGAGCCTCCTGTGGTATTACAGGCCTGAGCACTTACAGGGGGGCCGCAGCCCCAGCATGCACGAG CCTTTGCAGAATGAAGTGTTTGCTTCGCGACATCAGGACCAGAACAGTGTGGCCTGCATCGAGGAGAAGTGCTATGTGCTCACCTTTGCCGAGTACTGCAG ATTCTGTGCCATGGCCAAGCGCCGAGGTGAAGGCCTTCCAAGCCGAAAGACAGCACTGGTACCCCCATCTGCAGACTACTCCACCCCGCCACACCGCACAGTGCCGGAGGACACGGACCCTGAGCTGGTGTTCCTTTGCCGCCATGTCTATGATTTCCGTCATGGCCGCATCCTCAAGAACCCCCAGTAG